Genomic DNA from Ictidomys tridecemlineatus isolate mIctTri1 chromosome 6, mIctTri1.hap1, whole genome shotgun sequence:
TTGGTTGGTGTGGAAGGGAAGTGCAGAGGATCCTAAATGGGGTTCTAAATGGGGGAGTTTGAATGGCAGACTGAGGTGTTAGACCTGACTGATCAGAGAGGAGAGCAGATTTGCTACCCATCGAGTAGCCAGCACAGACAGTGGCCACCAACTGTAGGCCACTGAGCTAAGAGTATAGGAAACATGGGAGCAATACGTTAAGACCAGCCTTTGTATTGGTTCCTCCCACTTCACTGCCTGGGGTAACTGGTCCCTGGTTGAAGCTAGTCTTTGTCTCCCTCCACTCTCCATTCATGCTTTCACCTCTTAGTCCCTATCTATACTTCATGTTAATAGATCTCCTTGTCTCTTTGACTCTGTTCTTGCTTCTCATAGGGGCAGCCTTCTTCCTGGTGAGTGGCAGGATCTGGGTGTGAGTCTGCCTGCCATGAAATGTTACTTATCATCATTCCACTCCCAATCCTCTGCTCCCAACCCAGGCACAGAAATTCCTGCTGGGCCTGAAGAACAATTTGCCATCTACCAAGGTCTTGGACAACACATGGCCAGCGGCCCCCTACAAGTGCTTCAACAGGGCTAATGAGGAGCTGCATCAGCTCTTCCACCAATGGAAGGTAAGGACAGGCACCTCTCCTCTCCTTTGTGGTTTTCTCATCTCCatcttctgcctccctcttctactcaccccacccccatttttgtttattgtagTAAAATATGGATTACATAACATTTACCATTTTAGCTATTTTCatgtgtacagttcagtggtgtCCAGTACCTTCATGTTGTTGTGCAATCATCaccattatgtatttttcttcaccccaaactAAAATTCTGTACCCATTAAGCATTAACTCTTCATTACCTCCCCCCACATACCTTATAATCTATTtcctgtttctatgaatttgactatcaCAGATACCTCCTATTACTTGGAATCgtatagtatttgtctttttgtgactagCTGATTTTACTCAGTGTGATaacttttgttcttttattcagGAAATACTTGTTGAGCCCCCGTCTGAGCTAAGCCTTGCCCTGTGTGCTGAGCCTATGCCTCATGATGCTCATACATGATAGTTTCCATTTCCCTCTCCAGCTTCTTCCCTCCTCTTCAGCAATCCTCAGCCCTGGACCTCTCCTGAAGTGCACATACTTCTGAAGCGTCCAGTGCCTGTCCTTTTCCCTTTGTTCCTCTTCTCCTCTAATATGTGCTAGTCCATGTCTTACCTtcctccccagctctgcctgccCTCACCTCCATGATCTTAGCTGCTGTCCCCCCTTCCTTACAGTGCAAGAAGTTCCGCGATCAGCTGTCCCCCAAGCAGGTGCAGATGCTGAGGGAGAAGCTCTGTGCCAGCCAACTGTTCAAGGGCAAGAAGGCCTCCTACCCCCAGAGGTGAGGGCTCAGAACCTGCACAGCTAGTTCCATCCAGaggtggttctcaaacttgagcCTGCATCAGCGTCACCTGGCAGGATTGTAGACACCCAGATGTTGTGCCCTGACTTACCAGGTCTGCCAGTGGTGCTGATATTGTTGGTCCTGGATAACATCTATGAACCACTGAGACAAAGGATATGATGAAGGGTGGGGGAACGGCCCAGAGAACTAGGATAGATACTCTGAGGGTGGGGAGGTGCAAGGTCGTATCCCCACTGTGTACCTTCCATGTGTCCTTAGTGTCCCCATTCCATTCCGTGGTGACTACATTGGGCTGCAAAGTAACCCCAAGCTGCAGAAGctgaagggcagggaggaagacCCGATTCTGATGGCAGAGACTGTGAAGAAGGTCAACCGTGGCAATGGCAAGGTGAAGGCCTGCATGCTGAATTCTTCCCCACAGCCCCATCCAGATCTGGGGCCAGTGGGTGGCAGAGAACAGGGCTGTGTGTGCTCTGCCAAGTAGAACGGACTGGAGGCTGATCCTGCCCATCCTCACTCTCTCCTGTTCCATCCCTAGACTTCTGCCCGGATTCTCCTCCTAACCAGGGGGCATGTGATTCTCACAGACACCAAGAAgtcccaggccaaaactgtcatTGGGCTGGACAGTGTGGCTGGGGTGTCAGTCACGAGCCTCCAGGATGGACTCTTTGGTTTGCATCTGAATGAGGTATCTGAGCTGATGGGGCCAAAGAGGGTGGGCATCTGGGGCTGATGGGGGCCAGACCTCTCACTCTGGATCTTTCATAACCCTTAACCTActtctgaggaggaaaaaaatgaatcccTTTCCTGCTGTTTTTTCCTCTTGTAAGATGTCACCAGTGGGATCCAAGGGTGACTTTCTGTTGGTCAGTGACCATGTGATAGAACTGCTGACAAAAATGTACCAGGCTGTGCTGGATGCCACGCAGAggcagctttctgtcactgtgactgAGAGGTAAGGCCATGGAGCTGGTGGTGAGGGACAGCTTAAGACAGATGACCGGGCTGATGGTCATTGTGACCGGGGAAATTTGTGCAATAAAAGTGAAGGATGCTATGTCAGGGCAGGTCTTGGCAGTGTTTCTTAGTCCCTTACCCAAGTTCTCTGAGACCTTTAGTCATCTCACAGAGGGTGGGGGATGTACCGTGTGCTGGCTTCAGGGCCAGGAGAGGAAACCATCATGGATATGTAGGAGTAGGGCTAAGGAGATGGGGGCACTAGCTTTAGTTTTTCTGTCTGTTCCCCCTCCAGGTTCTCATTGAGGTTCAAGGAGAGCAGTGTGGCTGTCAAGGTCATCCAGGGCCCTGGGCGTGGTGAAAAGAGCAAGCTTATTTGCAAGAAGAAGGGGAGTGACGGCCTGGAGGTGACTGTGTAGTGAGGACAGGCTCCCGCAGAGACACAGCTTCTTTCTCTGGGAGCAGCACTAACTCCCTCGGCCTACCTCTGTGGGGCATCTTGTGTCTAGCCCCTCTGATCATGAGGTGGGCCTTGGagacagaaggactcttgaagaggaCTTTCCCAACCCTTTCAGAGCTCTCCTCTAAACATTGCTCCCTCCTGCCCTGAGCCTCTATGCCCACTAATAAAATGTGGTTCAAAAAGGTTTAGTCATTGTGGGTGAGTCCCTGTTCTCAATCTCCCCACACAGTTGCATTTAGATCCCTGTCCCTCatgccctttcccctccctctggcTCCTCAGAGCCAGCTAGTACGGATAAtaagggaaaagaagggaaattgtCTCTGAGCTCCTTGACCGGCTGAGCTCTGGGGGGAGGGGtttggagagaggggtgggggtggggccttCGGGGACAGTGCTTAGGTCTCAGGTGGCCGATGGGCTGATTCATTAAATGTGTCCCTGGAAGGGAAGAAGTGAGGATCCCTTCTTGGCAGAGACGGGATTGCTTTGAAGACAGCCTGACAAGAGGCCCAGGGCTGGAAGGCTCATGTAAGTTGAGGTGAGCTGGGTAATTCAGGGTCCCCTGCACCCAGGAGCTCCCAtcacccctccacccccaggcTCAGCACTGGACTCATCACACCTGCCTGCCTTATACCCACTGCCTTTCCACACATCTAGAATGCCAAGCTGCCGCCAACAGTTATCTTGCTAATCACTGTTCCACAGCTGGGGCCTGCAGCTGGTGGCACTTGACAAGAGGAGTTTCCCCTACCCCTATGATTTAactcctttcttctttatttctactGTGTCATTGTCATTATCTTTTTCTTAGTCCCCAACTGTCTTATACTATCTCATTGTCCCTGTTCATGTGGGCTCTAATATCaatatataatcatatttaatagaatgctttatatattttcccaCTCCCCTTAACATCTGTTTCCTCATAGATTCTGTCTTTTCCGACCTCTTACTTTCTGTTCTTTACCTTTGGGAAACAGGCTGACCATATACTCACAGTGAAATTTAGGTTTGCCTTCTATAAGAGCTTAAAAAGCGCTGCCTTTATTACTGTCTCTGGAagtctcttcctccttccatAACCTCCACCTTCTCTATCTCTTCCTTGCCTCCTCCGCTAAGCTCTGAGCTTGCTGTGCCTTGAGGCTGGGGTCTGCCTCACCTGGCTCCCATCAGCAGGCAGCTCACGGCTCCAGGTAATCATGCTGTCGGGGAGAcctgattaacttctcttcctgCCTGCAGATTAATCTTGCTTTCTGAGCTGGAGCCCCATGCTTCTGCACATCCTGCTCTGAGCTGAGATGGGACCCAGGGTGTCAGTTCTTTCCAGGTGGGTGAGGGGCTGGGCCCAGATTGTGGGGGCTATATCTAGATGAGGGGCAGCTCCAGCTCTGGCCAGCCTTCCTCTACCTGATGACTCCCCCATCCTTGACTTCTCAGAATCAGGCTGAAGAGATCCTGTCTGGCTGAGCAGGGGGTGGGAGGTGTGGGGGGTGATGACCTGATCTTGATCGCCCCCGCTCTCTGCCTCATCTCCTGCTCCCAGGGCCCAAATTGTCGTCACTTTCCCAGTGAAGTGTCTGGTCATTTTCAGAAGCAATTTCAGGAGAAAATGCAGCTGCTGCTCCCtatcctgcttttcttttcccaGGGCTGAGGGAACTGTCAGCTCTCTGACCAGGGAAGGAGGGGGTGGGTGTAGGGGGAGGAATAGATCTCTGGCCTACCTGTATCAGTCATGTGGGTAGATGATGGTTTAAGGATGGATGGGGCTCCTCTTCTCCtttattcttccttctctccatttttctctttcctggtgTTGCTTTTCTTTGCTTCTGAAGCCCGGGAATCTGAAAACTACAGGTCTCAGTTTTCCCCACCTGTGTTACAGGGTTTGGAATTGGCTTTCTCATCATGAAGAAGCAAGGGTTCTGCATCAGCCTTCTCTCCAAACCCTCCCCACTGTCTGCTCAGCATTCTCAAAATCTACACTGTTCCATCTTCTGAGAGGCACAGCCTTTCTGGGTTCCCCTGACCACCATGAGGAGCCATTCTAACATATCACAGCTTAAACCAGCTCTGGCACAGtcctgattttctttctctggctCTGCTAATTTTCTTCACAGGCTCTAAGAGGCCCTAAGGGGATCTTCCTGATCAACCTGCTCTGTGGGTTGTCTCCAGCTGTCTCTTGACTGCAGGCATGGAAGGTCACAGATGCTGCTGATTTTCCATTCTTCCCTGGTATCTCCAATCAGTGTCTCATATGGCCCTAGCCCTACCCTCACACCCAGCACCTCTCCAGGATGTAGAGGAAGTCCACAAGTGGAGCATGTGGTGGTGGACAGGTGCAGGTCTTCATGTGTGCACAAGGTCTACCTCCACCTCTAATCCCTAGAGAAAGACTGACAAAACCTGTCTCAGCACATCTGTACACACCTTTTCCTTGCCTTGCCCTCAATAATGAGGGGGATCTGTTGGGGGGTGAGGTGGGATCTGCTGCTAGGGAGCCTGGACTCCAAGTACCATCTACTCTAGGCTGGTGACAGCATCTGAGATGTGGCTCACATAATGAGtagatattcaaagaaaaaatacctaGATGCTCTATAGCTGCAATAGGCAATTTACATGTCATTTGCATATGATTCATGGGCAAAACGAAGCTGCCTGCTACAGTTCTCCAATGCCTCCCTCCTTCATCACTTTTCTAACTTAGGTTAACATCAGCTCTTTCAAGTCTTAGCTAATCCCAGAGATCAAGGGTGATCAGCTTTCCCTGCCATCCCTTTGCTCCCCACAGCCTTGGCTCTCACTATCCTCTGTGAGATGCCGCATCATCAAAGGACATTATTCATGGTGGACCTTTGCTGAAGCCCTGCTTCTCTGGTGCCAGGGCTTGGGGGCAGGGACACATGGGATAGTTGGGGAGGGGTCGATACAGAGATGGGGCCCAGGAGGCTATTGATCCAACTCCTCCTTCTGCACACCCAGCTCCCTCCACCTGCCTAGGTTGGGCTTTTAACTTCAGACTGatgggagaggaggcagagagatgACAGGTCAATTAGGAAGAACACCTGggcttctcaaaagaataaaccaGTCATGCCATTTGTATGTAAACTGCCATCCACTTCTGTTCTTCATCCCACTAAATGCTTCCAGCCCTGGGTTCTGGCCCATGTTCTTTGCCCACACACCCCTGCAATTAGCTGGGTAATGAGAAGCTTTCAATCAGGCCCCATTAGCCTCTCACATAATAAAGAGGACTTGGTACCCAGCTGCTGCCCTCAGTCAGGGTGAACATGAGGCCATATGCAGCCAGGGTAACTTTTGTCAATATAGCCCAAATCCTAGAGTGGGTAGAGTGGTGAGTAAGGATTTCAGGATCCCATCAACACTTGAGAGACTCCATGAAGGATCCATGATTTGGGCTGAGTTGACTCTGgcttcccttttcattttattgagcacctattgtATGCCAAATACTATAGGATATAATagcaaacaaaacagacaaaagtgggctggggttgtggctcagcggaagaacacttgcctagcacgtgcaatgTGCTGGGattaatcctcagtactacacaaaaataaataataaataaataaatgtattgtgtccaactacacctaaaaaaagaatattaaaaaaaaaacagacaaaacttcTTGACCTTGTGATGCTTATATTCTAGTGAAAGTAGTGTGTGGTAAAGAGACAATAATAAGTAATTAGCATAATGGATGTAATGAATGtgcatgaagaaataaaaacaggagGGAGATGTAGGGAGTATTGGGGTGGTAATTATTTAAATAGGATGATTAGGGAAGACCTTGTTAAAAGGAGTCTTTGAGGTAAATGTGAGATAGAGATACTGTTCTCATCCCAAGATGTAGAAAAGTAAATGGTCCCATATTTCAAAGTCTCAGAGAGGTGGGCCATCTGCCCCTTTGGGAGTGCCAAGTGTTCTCTCACAGGTCAATGTTCATAACAATGCAGTAAAAAGAGTGGAAGAGATGAAGTGAGAAGAACCTGAATTCGTGGTTGTTCTGTATCAACTGGTAGCTGTGTGTATGGGAGTGAATGACCGAACctcttgagcctcagtttcttcatctgaaaaaatagACATCTTTCTTACCTACTTCCATGATGGAGTTGCTGAAAACCAAATGATTGCTCCATGCCAGAGTACTTTGTGAATGCTGAAACCCTGTGCCAGGGGGAATACTAAGGTTAATGCCTTGCTTGGAAGCTGGCTTTCACTACAGATCTCCCCCATCTCTTGGAAAACAACTCCTTGCTCTGAGTCTGGACTCTGTTCCTGACCTGACTCTGCCTCTCCTCTGGGACTTTCTCCCTTGGGTGGCAATAGGCAGATAAATCCCTTCTTGGGTGTGGGGTGTGAACAGAGGGTTGAAAGGTCAGAGGAGAAGATGCTCAAGCGGCAGGGAGGCAGATTAGGGCAGGGAAAAATGTAACTTTGAAGGAAAAGGGAAGCAATGAGATCAATGCTGGAGCACAGTGGAGCAGGAGAGGGATGGGGGACCATTCAGTGGAGTGTTCATACCTCCTCCCTGGGGGATAGAGGGTAGAATTGTAAAAGATGTAGCTAAGTCTGACTATTTCAgggtcaggaaggagaggggagggaggcagaCAGGGCTCTCTGCACTCAGCAACAGGAGAGAAGCATTGGTACTCACTGGGGTGAGGACTATTGTGATGGGGCAGTCCCCCCTCggaggaggacagagagaatGCAGATGGGAGGGGATGCCAGACTCACCCCCAATCCTCAGGTAGGGGGCCTGCACCTGGTGATCCTGATGTGACAGGGACAGAGAGGCACTTCCTGTGCTGTTCCAGCCTGGCTGTCAAGCTTGAAGGCTTAAAGGGCAAGGAGCTAGGGGGTGAACATGGAGGAAAGGGGTCCAGGGTCCACACCTATTGAGCTAGACCTGGTATGGTGATTTTATGACAAATCATACACAACAACATTCCTTAGAATGCCCACCTTCTGTGCCATTGGAAAGTGGGCTGCTGGACAGCTCCAGCTTACTGCcagatcgtgtgtgtgtgtgtgtgtgtgtgtgtgtgtgtgtgtgtgtgtgtgtgtgtctgggtatGTGGCTGCAGTCTGCGTCCTCCCACCCCCACtatcttcccccctcccctccagccacCCTGGGATTGGTGACTCTCAGCCCCTCCCCTTGGCTCCCCCAGACCCTCCCAGAGCCTTAATCGGGGAGCTGGGACTGAGTTCCTGCAACCTTCCAGATCCTGCCACCATTTCTCTTTGCCTCAGCATCAGCAGCACCGGCAGCACCAGCTTGTGGGGAGTGGGGAGTCTCCACTAATCAACTCCCTGATCTGCCAGTCCCCCCCAGCACCAGGCTCAGAGCTGCCCCACAGGTAGGCACAAAGGGAAGAGTGTTGGATAGTCTGAAGCTGGCACCAAGGGTCAGGGGCCAGAGTCAGGAGGGAATAAAGGAAATAGCATTCTGATAGGTGAGCAGAGTAGTGAGCAGAAAGTGTCTGTAGGGTAGCGGGCTGCTAATATTTGGAGCTTTAACAGACTGATTATTCCACAGCAGAAAGTTTTTGCATAAGTCTTGGGGTTATCTAGTCCTGAAAAATAGCCTTCAGGACCTCTTTTTAAACTGATTAAGGAAACAGACTAGTTTATGTCGTATAAATCATCATCTTTGTTGGGAGCTAGAGGCCGGCAGCATTTACCATTGCTCATTGCCAAGGGTACATCCTGGGGTGATGTCTAATGAGGGAGCAGGAAAACTGAGCCCAAAGGATGAACCCCTGGCTCAGAgatgtgttttattcttttctgactACGACTAGCATGGGAGAACTGGCGGCTGGGAAAGCAGGTTGAGCCCAGCTGCTGGTCACAAATGCCTCTTGTGTTTTCATGGAGCTGtatcttcttccccttcctgccTTGCCCAGGGCCTCTCTTTGCCCTCTAAATCACCATGAGGAGTGCCCTGCTGTTCGCAGTCATCCTGGCCCTTGGTCTGGCTCAGACCTTTGGGGCTGTCTGTGAAGAGTCACAGGAACAGGTGGTGCCTGGCGGGAGCCACAGCAAGGTAAGGCAGCTATGGCAGAGTCCTGGGAACATCATGGACACCTGGGTTTCTGCCTGTCTAGAgtagggaagaagggaggagggcagggttGGGAGTTACGTGGGTTCTGTGTCCTAGGGTGTTTTGTCTTCTTTTGGGTTTCTGCCTCTCTGATCCTCTCACGTTCCCATTGTCTCAGGTCTTTAAGTATCTTTGTCTCTGCATGTCTTTGTGCATAAAATGTGTCCAACAAATATGTTGGTTGATCATAAGGAGGCTTGGTGATTTGATAGTCCTGTGAGAGGTGAGCTAAGGTGGTCTAAGGTTCTGTAGGGTCTGGCTCAGATTCTATACTTGGCAAGGGCAGATCTCATTTACTCCCTGGATAGTAGGAAATGCAGAATGTCTCTCCCAAATGATCATTTGCATACTATTTCACCTATCAGTTATgtgtattatcttatttttaaaatgaaaataaattgtctTTTCCTCCACTTATCCACCTCTTGTAATCTTGGGTACTTGTAAAATCTCAATCCGTCTCCTGCCCTCCTCTACCTTTGCTGCCTCTAGCCTCTGCTTAAATggaataacaaaacaaaaacaaacagaacaaaataaaaccccaaaagtCAGAATGAGCCCTGATTTCCAAAGTtcctctaagaaaaaaaaataggaactgCCAGGGTTAGGGTGCAGGGAGAGTGCAGGGAAGAAGTCTTTAGAAGGTTTTGAAATGACAGCAATTACACTGGTACAAATGCTTTTAAGATGATTATGGGTAGAGTTTATTACAAATTCAGTGTGCAAAGTCTAACCGCCTCTCCAGCTCCAATCTGTTTAACATCTCATTACAAGAGCTGGGCAGCAGAGTATTTGAACAATTTGGGGAAAGTGTCTGCTGGGCCAAGAAGAGAGACAAAAAGAGATTGCAGGGCAGCCTTGCAGGTGGCAGCAGCTGCGCCAGATCCAAAAGCCCTGAACCCATTCAGAATCACCCAGGAGTGCCAGATATGGGCTGGACACTGTGTTTCGTGCCCCAAAGTTCCCGTCTGGGGCAGTCAGAGTGTCTGGGTTACTAAGAGACAAACCTGCTGCTGGATTTTGGGTAATAAGATGTCCCTTCTGCTCTTCCTGGCAAATGAAAGACGAATGCCTTCTAGCCCCTTCTCCCCACAGGTTGTGAAGatggggaaattgaggcaggaagaGGGTAGAATATATGTGTTCCGTTAGAGTGCCCAGGCAACTAGGTTGGTATATACTTGGGTAAATGCACTGCTGTGTGTGCATAGCAGCCTAAGGATGCCTGGGCTCTGGAGAGAGGTTCTGCTGAGTTTGAAGGTGAAAATCTCCAAACACAATCATCGTCTTTGCAACTGCAATTAACTGGGTGTATGGCATGTACCCACTACCCTGCTGTGCCCAagttgctagaaaaaaaaatcataagagcCCCTGCTGGCAGCAGCTCCAGAATCTGGGTTCTATTtgtgaggaagaggaagggataTCATTCCGAGCATGTGGCCTTCCTGAAATTACAGATCCAggacagaaaggagagagggagcaaAAACCAGGGGCAAAAAGCCATGGAGAAGGGGAGTATGAGAGAATTCCCTCCCATAAAGAAGCAGAGAGGGGAACGTCCATGGACATAGCCCAGAACGGGGGGATCTCAGGTTAGCTGGTGTGCCCTGGCTATCTATTGCCACCTCACCTCAGGAATGAGTCTTGTCTGTGACTCATTCATGGAGTATAGACCAGAGGACACCTGCTTTGTCTGATGGTGCTTTCTTGGGAATGGGGGTATTCATGGCCCTCTCTTAGTAGAACAAACACATCCCTGGGCATACTGGTTCCCGATATGACAGGGAGAAAAGAATCTATGGCCTTTGTCACTGAGAGATTGCAGGATTGGAATGGGGCCCCAGAGGACAGTCCTCAAGCTTGGGAGTTAGTGTGATCAACTGACCCATTTTGAGCAGAGAATGTCCTTCATATCTGGAAGTCCTTAGTCCTAGGCAAACAGGACAGTTGACCAGCCTACAGAGATGCTTCATTAGGGTTTCTCAAACCTCACAGTAGATATGAATCACCTAGGGATCAGTCACGTTCAAATGCAGATTCTGCTTCAGCAGGTCTGGCAAAAGATGGAAATTCTGCCTTTCTAACAAACTCCCCTCTATGCTGGTGCTGCTGTTGGTCCATACATTATACTCTGAGCACCTGCTTCTCTTCCAGTGTAAACCAGAGGAAATCCTGAATGAAAGATGTATTGGAATTCAGCTGTAATGGGTTCAGGCTGCTTTGTATGGGAAGAGTGTGTGGACAGGGTATGAGCCTTCTCCTTCagccctccttttctcttccctaaAGGACTCGGATCTTTACCAGCTGCCCCCATCGTTGCTGCGGAGACTCTTTGACAGCCGCCCTGTCTCCCTGGAAGGATTGCTCAAAGTGCTGAGCAAGGCTAGCGTGGGTAGGAAGCAGCCCTCGGGGGGGAGAGGGTGTGAGAGGAATGACTCTGAAGATGAGATAGGCCTGGGAGACCCATTTAGGTGGGTTGAGAGGGTGGGAGACAGAGCATAGCTTAGTGAATCTGTAAGGGTTGTGATGCCAATCCCCCTTCATCATTACTTTCTTGGTCTGCTCCC
This window encodes:
- the Tac3 gene encoding tachykinin-3; the encoded protein is MRSALLFAVILALGLAQTFGAVCEESQEQVVPGGSHSKDSDLYQLPPSLLRRLFDSRPVSLEGLLKVLSKASVDPKESSLPQKRDMHDFFVGLMGKRNSQPDNPTDVNPENIPSFGTLKYPPSAE